The following proteins come from a genomic window of Candidatus Dependentiae bacterium:
- a CDS encoding methionine--tRNA ligase, whose product MNKNKFYVTTPIYYVNSKPHIGTLYSTLLADVSARFNRLLGKKVFFLTGTDEHGQKVAEKAAENKMQPKEFVDKIVVDFKKMWELYEIDYDKFIRTTDNQHQEMVTQWIKNLYEKGDIYKSVYSGLYCVPCETFVTLEKATDEKVCPSCKRELRELSEENYFFRLSAYQDRLLEFYKQNPEFITPKEKLNEVISFVSGGLQDLSISRKGVTWGIPFPLESGQTVYVWADALNNYLSAVGYLSSNKQQQEDFDFWWPANVQVMGKDILRFHAVYWPAFLMASGLSMPKKLLVHGYILSGENKMSKSLGNAVDPQELASKYGVEQVRYYLLKSVSVNQDSQFSIEDLEGRISSDLANNLGNLLSRTTVLAINNGFSEINSPEVFDPASEILKIKSEEMFKEYCDELNHYQYHIALSKLWTFISQVNAYFNDRKPWESVKKNKDEFEETIAVVCNSLYSVAHLLWPVMPKKMEELISCIGHKIDLTINNEEILRKNIWDKNFKITKPKEALFERPAEKSEAAVDVKKESSKKEKVEGVATVDEIGIEDFAKVQLCVGEILSCEVIDGSDKLYKLEVDFGSLGKKQILSGVRQYFTPTDLIGKKGVYVLNLKPRKMLGFESQGMMLFAKDDKSMTFVTVGSEIKNGTRLS is encoded by the coding sequence ATGAACAAAAATAAATTTTATGTTACAACTCCCATTTATTATGTTAATTCCAAACCACATATTGGTACCTTGTATTCAACTCTTTTAGCAGATGTTTCTGCGCGCTTTAATAGACTTCTTGGTAAGAAGGTTTTTTTCTTAACCGGTACAGATGAACATGGTCAAAAAGTTGCTGAAAAGGCTGCAGAGAATAAAATGCAGCCAAAGGAATTTGTTGACAAAATAGTTGTTGATTTCAAAAAAATGTGGGAACTCTACGAAATAGATTATGACAAATTTATTCGTACAACGGATAATCAGCACCAAGAAATGGTGACACAGTGGATTAAGAATCTTTATGAAAAAGGTGACATTTATAAATCTGTTTACAGCGGTTTGTATTGTGTTCCCTGTGAAACGTTTGTCACGCTAGAAAAAGCAACAGATGAAAAAGTTTGTCCTTCTTGTAAAAGAGAGTTAAGAGAATTATCCGAAGAAAATTATTTTTTTAGACTTTCTGCATATCAAGATAGATTGCTCGAGTTTTATAAACAAAATCCAGAATTTATAACTCCAAAAGAAAAACTTAATGAAGTTATTTCATTTGTTAGCGGCGGTTTACAAGATTTGAGCATTTCACGCAAAGGCGTGACTTGGGGAATTCCTTTCCCTCTTGAAAGTGGACAAACGGTTTATGTTTGGGCTGATGCATTAAATAATTATTTAAGTGCAGTTGGATATTTATCATCAAATAAACAGCAGCAAGAAGATTTTGATTTTTGGTGGCCTGCAAATGTTCAAGTAATGGGAAAAGATATTTTACGATTTCATGCTGTTTATTGGCCCGCTTTTTTGATGGCTTCAGGTTTATCAATGCCTAAAAAATTATTGGTCCATGGTTATATTTTGTCTGGTGAAAATAAAATGTCCAAATCTCTTGGAAATGCTGTTGATCCACAAGAATTAGCGTCAAAATATGGTGTGGAGCAAGTTCGATATTATTTACTAAAAAGTGTCTCCGTAAATCAAGATAGCCAATTTAGTATTGAGGATTTAGAAGGCCGTATTTCTTCAGATTTGGCGAATAATCTCGGAAATCTTTTGAGTAGAACTACAGTACTTGCAATTAATAATGGATTTTCGGAAATTAATTCACCAGAAGTTTTTGATCCAGCATCTGAAATACTAAAAATAAAAAGCGAAGAAATGTTTAAAGAATATTGTGATGAATTAAATCATTATCAATATCACATTGCGCTTTCAAAATTGTGGACATTTATTTCGCAAGTAAATGCATATTTCAATGATCGCAAGCCTTGGGAATCTGTTAAAAAAAATAAAGATGAGTTTGAGGAAACGATAGCTGTTGTTTGCAATTCACTTTATTCAGTTGCACATTTGCTTTGGCCTGTAATGCCAAAAAAGATGGAAGAGTTGATTTCTTGCATAGGGCATAAAATTGATTTGACTATAAACAATGAAGAGATTTTGCGAAAAAATATCTGGGACAAAAATTTTAAAATAACAAAACCTAAAGAAGCTCTTTTTGAGAGGCCTGCAGAAAAAAGTGAAGCAGCCGTGGACGTTAAAAAAGAATCTTCTAAAAAAGAAAAGGTTGAAGGTGTTGCAACTGTGGATGAAATCGGGATTGAAGATTTTGCAAAAGTTCAACTTTGTGTTGGCGAAATTTTATCATGTGAAGTTATTGACGGTTCAGATAAGCTTTATAAGCTTGAAGTAGACTTTGGATCTTTAGGCAAAAAGCAAATTTTATCAGGTGTTCGTCAATACTTTACGCCGACTGATTTGATTGGTAAAAAAGGTGTTTATGTTTTGAACCTAAAGCCACGCAAGATGCTTGGATTTGAGTCACAAGGTATGATGCTTTTTGCAAAAGATGATAAATCCATGACATTTGTAACTGTTGGATCAGAAATCAAAAATGGTACACGTCTTTCATAA